The Propionispora hippei DSM 15287 nucleotide sequence TCAATAAGCGATACTTTGAGTCTACTCAGGCAGGGTACATTCAGGCTTCTCAGGCCAAGGTTGACCAAGCGACTGCTCAAGCGAACTTCGCTCAGTCTAAGGCCAATGATGCCTCTGCGAGTGCTTCTGCGGCTCGTACTTCGGAACTCAATGCGAAAGCCTCTGAGACTGCCGCTAAGACCTCAGAGACCAATGCCAAGGCTTCTGAGAACGCCGCTAAGACCTCAGAGACCAACGCCAAGGCTTCAGAGAACGCCGCTAAGACCTCAGAGACCAATGCGGCTAATAGTGCCTCTCAATCGGCTACCTCGGCCTCCAATGCGGCTAATTCGGCGACTCAGGCATACAACTACATGCAACAGACAAACAACGCCGCAGGGTATACCAAAGCGGAGGCAGATGGAAAGTTTGCTCCTTCCGGGTATGGCCTTGGTTCTGTCCCTCAAGTGAAGGATTCTGTTCACCTGCATTTACCGTCTGGGTTCTATTACACCGGGGCTGGAACTGGCTCTGATTGGTATGTCCTGAACATCCTTCATCCTTCAAGCACACCGGATAATCCTAAGTTCTTCCAGTTGACTATGGATTCCGTCAATAAGAACTTCTACGCTCGTGTGGTAAATAATGCTGGAGAAGTAAACGCCGCTTGGAAACGCTCAATTACAACTGGTGACATCGCTATTCTCACTGGCACAGTAAACCACGGAGGAACTATTCCGTTACCTTCAGGTTTTACTCAAGACCAGTGTAAGTGGTTCGTCTCGATGAACTACGACCACCAGAACTCATGGGACGTATATGAAGGTGGCCCTGCGTATATCCACTACTTGAGTCAGTGCGCCGCTGATGCCAACAGGGTAGTGACTGCAAGGACGTACATCTACGAACTAGGTGGCTGGCTGGCTAACGGTATCGCTAACTACATCATTATAGGGGTGAAGTGATATGTGGTATATCTTTGACTCAGCAGGTAAACCGCTTGCTACTTGTGACTTTGAGCCAAACACAGATGATTTAAGAACGAGAGGTGAAGTGGCGGTTGAGGGAGACCACAATCTCCCCTTCCCTCGGATTCAACTTGTGGATGGTGTGATTAAAACCATTGAGCCTCCTAAACCGACTCGTGAAGAACTCCTTGCGAGAATCAAGGCAGAACGAGACAGGAAACTCAATGATACTGCGTGGGTGTTCATGCGACAACTAACCGGAACACCTGAACAGAAACTCCCTGCAGAGGAATACGCAAAATGGGAGGCTTATTGGGCCGCTCTGAGGGACTTCCCTGATACTTGTGACCCTGAGAACCCTGTGTGGCCTGTTGCTCCTAACGAGGAGGTGGGCTAATGGATAACCAAGAGATTCGCAACGAACTGGTGAAACTCTCGCCTCCTGCTGGGGTCTCTGTGACCTCGTTCATGGGAGTTCCGTTGTCTGATTGGGTGTATATCGCCACTATCATCTACATTCTCGTACAGTGTGGATGCTTGCTCTACAAGACTATCAAAAACGTAAATAAGAAAGGGGATAACCAATAATGTTACTAAAAGGAAAAACTATTTGTATTGACCCCGGACATGCTGGCCCCGGAATTGACCCCGGCTGTGTAGGCCCGATGGGAACCGATGAGGCTACTGTTGCTTGGGACATCTCGAACCGTGTTGCCGCTATCCTTCAGAATCGTTGGGGAGCGGCTATTATTATGACCAAAAACGATGTAGTGGATGCTCCATCGGACTCCCTGAGTTACCGTGCTTCGGTAGCCAACAATGCAGGTGCAGACATCTTCGTGTCTATTCACTTGAACGCTGGCTCCCCTGCGGCTCATGGAACCGAAACATTCTTCTACGCTGGAAGTGATGCAGGGAGCAAACTGGCTCAATCCATTCAGAACCAGTTGGTCGCTTGCTTGGGCCTGACTGACCGTGGCTTGAAGACTGCCAATTATGCTGTCCTGCGGCTTACCGATATGACCGCTGTGTTGACTGAGGTATGCTTCTTGTCGAACTACGATGAGGAAGAATACATCAACCGTGATGATATTCGCCAGAAGGCCGCAGAAGCAATCGCACAGGGGCTTGTTGATTACCTTGTGACTAACTAAGGAGGTGTTTCTATGAACGCAAAGATTGACCCGAAGTTGCTTGACCTCTTGGCTAAACTTGAGGTCGATGCACTTCTGGAAGGGCTACAAGACCCTGAGATGCGGAGGAACCCTTCCTTCCTTGAGAAAGTGAGGAAATTCCTAAAAGAGAACCAACTGAGAACTTCACCGGAGACTCCGGGTGTCAAAAAGATTCAGCAGAGTGCAGAGGATATTCCTATCTTCGATGACTTGGAGCCAATGAACTAACATGCTCCATTGGACTGACGAACAGGTGAAAAAGGCGTGGGAGGACTTCCGGGTCTTCGTCTATATCGTATGGCGAAGTATCGGACTTCCCTCGCCTACTCCTATTCAGTATGACATCTCGAAGGCTCTCATGAATCCTCCAAGTGACCGCTATATTATCCAAGGGTTCCGTGGGGTCGCTAAGTCGTTCCTGACGTGTGCCTATGTAGTGTGGCGGCTATGGAAAAATCCTCAGTTAAAAGTTCTCGTTATCTCCGCATCTAAAGACAGGGCCGATGCGAACGCTGTGTTCATTAAGCGCATCATCCAGACCCTTCCGTTCCTACAAGAATTACTCCCAAAGCAGGGACAACGTGATACTCAGAATCTCTTTGACGTTGGCCCTGCTGTTCCTGACATTTCTCCCTCGGTAAAATCCGTGGGTATCACTGGTCAAATTACAGGTTCTCGTGCTGACGTTCTTATCGCAGATGACGTTGAGGTTCCGAACAACTCCGGGACTCAGGTTCAACGTGACAAACTCGGTGAGGCCGTAAAAGAGTTCGATGCTATCTTGAAACCGGGAGGTCAAATCATTTACCTTGGCACTCCTCAGAACGAGATGAGTCTATACAACGAACTCCAGAAGAGAGGCTATTTGACGATTATCTGGCCTGTGCTTTACCCTGAGACTCCCAAAGACCGGGAGTTCTATGGTGAACGCTTGGCTCCTATCATCTCTGAGAAATACGATGAAGACCCTCAGTATTGGGCAGGTAAACCAACTGACCCAGACCGCTTCAATGAGGAGGAAGTTGAGAAGCGTAGGCTGTCTTATGGACGTGCTGGCTTCGCCTTACAGTTCCTCTTGAATACCAACTTGAGCGATGCTGAGAAATACCCATTGAAAGTACAAGACCTAATAGTGGCAGACCTTGACCCAGAGGAGGCATCCTTGAAGTGGTCATGGTGTTCAGAACCCTCCAAGAGACTACATGAGGTTCCCTCGGTAGCACTCAAGGGGGATTATTTTTATTCGGCCCTATTACGCTCTGAGGAGACCGCTCCGTATACCGGGACTGTGATGGCAATAGACCCTTCCGGTCGTGGTAAAGACGAAACTGCTTATGCTATCATCAAATTCCTAAATGGCTACCTTTTCTTGATGGAATTGGGAGGCTATAAGGATGGATACTCGGATGCTACCTTGAGAGCCTTGGCTACCAAAGCGAAGTTCTACAAGGTCAACGAGATTATCTACGAGGCCAACTATGGTGATGGCATGTTCGGTCAATTACTGAAGCCTATCCTCAATGAAATACATCCCTGCGTAGTAAATGAAGTAAAACACTCCAAGCAGAAGGAACTCCGTATCATTGATACTCTGGAGCCTGTCATGATGAGGCATAAACTCATTGTGAACCGCTCAGTTATCATGGAGGACTACAAGGTCTATGAGGTAAACCCTGTGTACTCCTTTGTGTACCAGTTGACTCGTCTCAGCCGGGAGAAAGGAGCATTGGCCCATGATGACCGCTTGGATGCTGTGACAATCGCTGTGGCTTACTGGCTCTCGGTTCTTGACAGGGATGCTCAAACTGGTCTTGATGAACTCCTAGAGGAACAACTAGAGGCTTGGCTTGACCCGGATAGAGGTGTCTTCTACATCGAAGAGAAACCTCAACCCCCCAAGAAAGGTACGGATATTTATTCAGGACTTCGTATAAATATGCTAAATGAGTTCTCCTAATTGCGGCATATATCACAAAGTCGGTAATTGCGGCATATCCCAGAGGGAGAACGAAAGGTATATACCATAGAGTATACACACAAGGTATGAATAAGAATTTATACATATCCAATGGTGTCCTGTGGTATGACCTCGACAAGTCCTCTATTGAATTGCTCCTCCTTGATATGGCTGAAGGTGTTGTCTTTAATGATAATTCCTTCAGCCTATTTTTATTATTGATTACTGATAAGGAGGTATCCCTATGACTTGGAAAGACAGACTTACTGTTGCTGTATGTATCTTCACTATTGCTTTATGCTCCTTCTTCTCTATCGGATGGATACTGAACTCCACTGGTGTCCTAAAGGTTGACCTGCCAATTCTCATTCAGGCTCTACAGGTCATCGAAAGAATCCTTGAGTTTCTATTAGGAGGTGCATAAGGCATGACTGCTATTATTGCTTATATCAAGACACACAAGAAGGAAATTCTCTGTGTGGTTCTATTGGTCATCGCTACCGCTACGCTTACATGGTACTTAACGAAACCGAAGGCTACGATACCCAATGTTATCCCAGAGACCGTTAAGGATGCAAAGGTAGAACAAAAGACTTCTCTTCAGGTAGTCCCTAAGACCTCTAAAAATGATAATGACCTTGAAGTGACTCAACACTACAAGGCCAATATAAATGGTGCTACTGTGGAAGTCCCTGTGGTCTCCAAAGAGATTGCAAAGGACGGTACTAAGGCTGTCGTTACCCAAGAGGTAGACATGACCAAGGTTATTAACTCCGCTCTGACTATCGAAAGAGAGAAAGTCAAACAGGAGTACAAAAAGAATTGGGAGATAGGTACTGGTATAGGTTCCCACAATGGAGACGTGTATATACCGATTGAAGCCCAAAGGAACTACGCTACTGACAAGGCTATCTCCGCTGAAATCCACTTGGATGCTGATGAATTGCTTAAAGGTCATCCAAAAGTTGAAGGATGGGAAGTGAAGTATAAGTGGAAATTCTAACGATAGATGAAACTGCTGATTATTTGAAAGTTCCTGTTAGACAAATTTATATGTTGGTTAAACTGGATGACTTCCCTGCTTTTAAGGTAGGTAAACATTGGCGTATCCAAAAAGATAAATTAGACGAATGGATTGAAAGACAGATAAAGGATAAATAAAAGTATAGTCACAAGGTCGCTAAACATTGTCACATCAATGTCACACGCCTTGTGACTTTCTTTGTCACACTTATTTCATTGTCACATTATTGTCACACAAAGAGAAAACACTTCCTCGGCTAAACCTCGGAAGTGTTGATTTTACTGGTGCGCCCGGCAGGATTTGAACCTGCGGCCTGCGGTTTAGGAAACCGCTGCTCTATCCACCTGAGCTACAGACGCATATTCCATTGTACGCAAAATATTATAGCAAATAGGATGAATCTTGTCAAAAATCCCGCCGTTTTCATTTATACCACATGCCCGGCAGCGTTCTTACAAGTCCTCCCGTGCTAGGATTCTTAAGCTTGTGATCAAGCCGGCCTGAGTTGTAAAGAAGTAATCCAATAATTGCGGACTGCCCGTAAAGTCCCCGGAAACCCGGGCGGATAAAATCGACTCCTGCCGTTTGGCCCTAAAACCCATAACCAAATACTGATTTTTAAATTTCGCGCTATTTTCAAACCATTGCCGGATCGCTTCCTTGCCGCGAAATTCCTGCCCTTCGGTATAAACAACCGCCTCCTCGGCAAAGCAGGCCACAAACGCCTGCCTGTCACCGCTGGACTTTGCCTCCATAAACGCAGCAATCCGTGGTGGCAATTTTATGGACATGTTCATCCCTTCCTTCATAACCCTATTAATTCTAATAGAACACACCTGTTGTTGTACCGGAGTATCTCCGCTGCGGCATTCACCTAATTGCCGTCTCAAATTATTATACCATCAAAAAGAGCAAATAGTCGCCTTCTTTGATGGTATAATCACATTTACGCTATAAACCAACCGGAAGCTCATTTACCTAAACTGGCCGTGCCGGTAATGCGACCCCAGTTAGCGTTGATAGCGGCAGCCATCATTTGTTTTCCTTTAATATCCAAATGCAGTCCGTCTGTCGCCAATTCGGTCGGCAATAATCCCTCTGGCGACTCCATGCCCTGAGCTACATCAATGTAGTCTTGCATCCGGATGAAGTCATTGATTTTCTGCCGTTCTTGCTGCCAATCCTCCGCAGTCGGTTCGTCAAACGCACGCTTAATATTATCCGGATTAATTGGCGGCAGCGTCAAGAAAACAGGCCGTATCCCATTGGCCAGGCATTTTTTCTTTAAAGCAGTCAAATCCTCAATAATATCCTCCGCTGCATAACCGCCGCGCATACTGTTGGAGCCTCCCATAATGATCAGGTAACGGGGCTTGAACGGCAGCACATCCTGTTCAAAGCGCTCCACCATCGTCGCGCTGGTATCGCCACTCTTACCCAGATTAATCACCGGAAAGTTCAGATAGTGCTGGTAGCTGTATTCCCAGTCCGACGGTGAATACGATACCGCACCGCCGCCATGGGTAATACTGTCGCCGTAAGTGGCCACATCAAAAGCGGCGCCGGCGGCAACACCAAATTTGCCGGCATCCGAATAGACCCCCACCGGATTGCCTTCCTGATCCATTGCCCGTACCCGCCAATAAAAAGGCTTTCTGCCGACTCGGGGCGTGGGATCATAATAGTCAAAGCCCACGGCAATGGCCGAGTCGATGCGATGCTGCGAAGGTTCTATATCATTAGGATTTTCCGGCAGATCATCGAGAATTTCTACTTCATACTTGTCCGCCCCAGCTACAGGAATCCAGGCATATACCGGATAAAGCAACACACTGCCCGCCGTTTGATTAAAAACCGAGGTAGGAATCGGCTTTAGCTGAATGTCCTTGTCCCGGTCCACATACACCTTTTGCACGTCGGAATCTTCCCCGACGCGCTGTCCGTCCAAATTCAGGCCATGGACCCGCCAATAAAAATAATCTTGTTCTAATTGGTCGCTTAGATCGACGTTATAGCCATTAACATAAATATGGGAAGTTGAAAAAAACGGTGCCGGCCGGAAACGTGGATCATCATACACACCCGGATTTTCCTGAAACAACTCAAGTTCATAAGCCACGGCTGACTCCACCTTGGTCCAGCGCAGCACAGGCTTTAAGGATGCCGGATCCTGCTGAGAAAACTCCACGGTTGCCTCCGGTTTATCCGGCCGGTACATTTTTTTCACAACCGTTTGGCCAGCCGTTGTTACCGCCTGTGTATCTACCGGATCTTCCGCCGCCGTTGTACGAAACAGGAAAAGACCTACAATAAAAAGTGCGGTACCACTTAGTAAAAAAAACTTTTTCACGGCTGCCTCCTTCTGGGCAACGTACTTTTCGCTCCCCTTACGTATATTTTTCCGGAAACCCTCTCGCTTTATGCTCCCGGCAAACCTTGTCTGTTTACTGATAATTATAATTATCTTTGGATAAAAAGGCTAGTATCTTGTAGCATTTAAAATAGCAGGTTAGCTTGCAGGGTAAAAAGATCACTGCAAGCTAACCTGCTATTCACTCAAGTCAAGGGACTAACCCTTATGGAAAACACCTGCTATCTATTAAAAAATACCCTCTCCTGACCGGATAGGAAAATATATCCATCCAGTACGCCTTGACAGCCGCTTGTAGCTGCTCCTATAATTTGAATAGTACAACTGACTGTTCAGTCCGGATTCTACGGAAGGAGGTGCGGCTATGAAGCCATTTTTGCGCCTGCTGCTTGTTCTTTGCCTTCTAATCTATCCTTCGGCCGCCGCCTGGGCCGGACCCCAGGAAGATTATGAAGAAGCTTATAAAATTTATCTGGCTGCCACCACAAGCGCAGCAGCCTATAGCGACCGTCTTGGCGAATTAAGCACCCGCTACCTGGAGCAGGACGGCTGGCAAATTGACCATTATGTTCAGCCCCAGGGCCGCTCGGGCGTTCGGTACCTGATTGCCCAGAAAAAGAATACACCCTTTTATTTTATCGCCATTGT carries:
- a CDS encoding phage tail assembly chaperone; this encodes MWYIFDSAGKPLATCDFEPNTDDLRTRGEVAVEGDHNLPFPRIQLVDGVIKTIEPPKPTREELLARIKAERDRKLNDTAWVFMRQLTGTPEQKLPAEEYAKWEAYWAALRDFPDTCDPENPVWPVAPNEEVG
- a CDS encoding phage holin family protein gives rise to the protein MDNQEIRNELVKLSPPAGVSVTSFMGVPLSDWVYIATIIYILVQCGCLLYKTIKNVNKKGDNQ
- a CDS encoding N-acetylmuramoyl-L-alanine amidase family protein, with the protein product MLLKGKTICIDPGHAGPGIDPGCVGPMGTDEATVAWDISNRVAAILQNRWGAAIIMTKNDVVDAPSDSLSYRASVANNAGADIFVSIHLNAGSPAAHGTETFFYAGSDAGSKLAQSIQNQLVACLGLTDRGLKTANYAVLRLTDMTAVLTEVCFLSNYDEEEYINRDDIRQKAAEAIAQGLVDYLVTN
- the terL gene encoding phage terminase large subunit, which codes for MLHWTDEQVKKAWEDFRVFVYIVWRSIGLPSPTPIQYDISKALMNPPSDRYIIQGFRGVAKSFLTCAYVVWRLWKNPQLKVLVISASKDRADANAVFIKRIIQTLPFLQELLPKQGQRDTQNLFDVGPAVPDISPSVKSVGITGQITGSRADVLIADDVEVPNNSGTQVQRDKLGEAVKEFDAILKPGGQIIYLGTPQNEMSLYNELQKRGYLTIIWPVLYPETPKDREFYGERLAPIISEKYDEDPQYWAGKPTDPDRFNEEEVEKRRLSYGRAGFALQFLLNTNLSDAEKYPLKVQDLIVADLDPEEASLKWSWCSEPSKRLHEVPSVALKGDYFYSALLRSEETAPYTGTVMAIDPSGRGKDETAYAIIKFLNGYLFLMELGGYKDGYSDATLRALATKAKFYKVNEIIYEANYGDGMFGQLLKPILNEIHPCVVNEVKHSKQKELRIIDTLEPVMMRHKLIVNRSVIMEDYKVYEVNPVYSFVYQLTRLSREKGALAHDDRLDAVTIAVAYWLSVLDRDAQTGLDELLEEQLEAWLDPDRGVFYIEEKPQPPKKGTDIYSGLRINMLNEFS
- a CDS encoding helix-turn-helix domain-containing protein, with product MEILTIDETADYLKVPVRQIYMLVKLDDFPAFKVGKHWRIQKDKLDEWIERQIKDK
- a CDS encoding YybH family protein yields the protein MSIKLPPRIAAFMEAKSSGDRQAFVACFAEEAVVYTEGQEFRGKEAIRQWFENSAKFKNQYLVMGFRAKRQESILSARVSGDFTGSPQLLDYFFTTQAGLITSLRILAREDL
- a CDS encoding GDSL-type esterase/lipase family protein; amino-acid sequence: MKKFFLLSGTALFIVGLFLFRTTAAEDPVDTQAVTTAGQTVVKKMYRPDKPEATVEFSQQDPASLKPVLRWTKVESAVAYELELFQENPGVYDDPRFRPAPFFSTSHIYVNGYNVDLSDQLEQDYFYWRVHGLNLDGQRVGEDSDVQKVYVDRDKDIQLKPIPTSVFNQTAGSVLLYPVYAWIPVAGADKYEVEILDDLPENPNDIEPSQHRIDSAIAVGFDYYDPTPRVGRKPFYWRVRAMDQEGNPVGVYSDAGKFGVAAGAAFDVATYGDSITHGGGAVSYSPSDWEYSYQHYLNFPVINLGKSGDTSATMVERFEQDVLPFKPRYLIIMGGSNSMRGGYAAEDIIEDLTALKKKCLANGIRPVFLTLPPINPDNIKRAFDEPTAEDWQQERQKINDFIRMQDYIDVAQGMESPEGLLPTELATDGLHLDIKGKQMMAAAINANWGRITGTASLGK